A stretch of the Solanum dulcamara chromosome 6, daSolDulc1.2, whole genome shotgun sequence genome encodes the following:
- the LOC129892272 gene encoding beta-glucosidase 18-like: protein MESSSNYFSSLFFLCLLLFVFVNSFEEHKNVKKSEFPDGFLFGATTSAYQIEGAFLEDGKGLSNWDVFSHTKGRINNGDNGDIADDHYHRFQEDVELMHSIGLNSYRFSISWSRVLPRGSFGKVNVAGITFYKELIDSLLLKGITPFVTLNHHDHPHELEEKYGGWLNPIMQEQFSYFAQICFVSFGDRVKYWTTINEPNMFAEMAYVRGVYPPARCSPPFGNCSAGNSDTEPLVAMHNMLLAHAKVAKLYREHFQPKHGGLIGIVVHSFMYKPLRNNDFDRDAANRALLFTAAWIFDPLVYGDYPPEMRKYLVDALPRFTSDERELIKDSIDFLGINHYGTLYAKDCIYSSCVCSHSSCIAGGDHPIHGYLITLAEKDGVFIGEPTGMSRFFVVPKGMEEIVDYMKKRYRNKPMFVTENGYSSLNPTTAQADELQHDIKRVEFHKSYLASLARAIRNGADVRGYFIWSLMDNFEWTSGYELKFGLYYVDRATLDRVPKLSSKWYRDFLTNSSLNGEETGRAISFK, encoded by the exons ATGGAAAGCAGCAGTAATTATTTCAGTTCCTTATTTTTTCTGTGTTTACTTCTATTTGTATTTGTAAATTCCTTTGAGGAACACAAGAATGTGAAGAAATCGGAATTTCCAGATGGGTTTCTATTTGGAGCTACCACTTCAGCTTATCAA ATTGAAGGGGCATTTCTTGAAGATGGCAAAGGGTTGAGTAATTGGGATGTTTTTAGTCATACTAAAG GAAGGATAAATAATGGAGATAATGGAGATATAGCGGATGATCATTACCATCGGTTTCAG GAAGATGTTGAGTTAATGCACTCTATTGGCTTGAATTCGTATCGTTTCTCTATCTCATGGAGCAGAGTCCTTCCTA GAGGAAGTTTTGGTAAAGTAAATGTAGCTGGTATTACGTTCTACAAGGAACTCATCGATTCTCTTTTACTCAAAG GAATAACACCTTTTGTGACTCTTAATCATCATGACCATCCACATGAACTCGAGGAAAAGTATGGGGGCTGGCTTAATCCTATCATGCA GGaacaattttcatattttgctCAGATTTGTTTCGTGAGTTTTGGTGATAGAGTGAAGTATTGGACCACAATCAATGAACCAAATATGTTTGCAGAAATGGCCTATGTGAGGGGAGTGTACCCTCCTGCTCGTTGCTCCCCACCTTTTGGCAACTGTTCAGCTGGAAATTCTGATACCGAACCTCTTGTTGCAATGCACAACATGTTATTGGCACATGCCAAGGTTGCAAAACTATATCGCGAGCATTTTCAG CCTAAACATGGTGGATTGATAGGAATTGTTGTGCATTCGTTTATGTATAAACCGTTAAGGAATAATGACTTTGACCGTGATGCTGCTAATAGGGCTTTGCTATTTACCGCTGCTTG GATTTTTGATCCTTTGGTATACGGAGATTACCCTCCAGAAATGCGTAAATATCTTGTAGATGCACTACCGAGGTTCACCTCAGATGAACGAGAGCTTATCAAAGATAGTATTGACTTCCTCGGGATAAACCATTATGGAACTCTGTATGCTAAGGATTGCATTTATTCTAGCTGTGTTTGCTCCCATTCTAGTTGCATTGCGGGTGGAGATCACCCTATCCATGGCTATCTCATTACGCTAGCAGAGAAAGATGGAGTTTTTATTGGAGAACCG ACAGGAATGTCTCGATTTTTCGTCGTTCCTAAAGGAATGGAGGAGATTGTGGACTATATGAAGAAGAGATATCGTAACAAACCTATGTTTGTCACTGAAAATG GCTACTCTTCCCTAAATCCTACTACTGCACAAGCAGATGAGTTGCAACATGATATTAAGAGAGTTGAATTCCATAAATCATATCTTGCATCATTGGCTCGGGCGATCAG GAACGGTGCTGATGTACGCGGTTATTTCATTTGGAGCCTGATGGATAATTTCGAGTGGACGAGTGGATACGAGCTGAAATTTGGTTTATACTACGTTGATCGCGCTACTTTAGATCGAGTTCCCAAGCTTTCATCTAAATGGTATAGAGATTTCCTGACTAACAGCAGCCTCAATGGTGAAGAAACAGGGAGGGCAATTTCATTCAAATAG